From Arcobacter sp. CECT 8983, the proteins below share one genomic window:
- a CDS encoding precorrin-8X methylmutase encodes MEFKLEQPPINIGADISNKSFEMISEELKDYEKINEFDKGQQEVISRLIHTTTCFDEVLNNIYFSKDAIKKVQKLLLNKAKIIVDVNMIKVGLSDFYLNQYENEVVCYINEPFTYEMAEKNKTTRSYAAVVEAIKKHKDEPLVLACGNAPTFIYAAINTLIEQKIDLNNVALLLFPVGFVNVVESKAYGRKFCDHFDVAGIIMEGRFGSSTMTVATLHAIYKLIKDYDKDEKYNGK; translated from the coding sequence TTGGAATTTAAACTAGAACAACCACCAATAAATATAGGTGCTGATATTTCAAATAAATCATTTGAAATGATTAGTGAAGAATTAAAAGATTATGAAAAGATAAATGAGTTTGATAAAGGACAACAAGAGGTAATAAGTAGACTTATTCATACAACTACTTGTTTTGATGAAGTATTAAACAATATTTACTTTTCAAAAGATGCAATAAAAAAGGTGCAAAAACTACTATTAAACAAAGCAAAGATAATAGTTGATGTAAATATGATTAAAGTTGGACTTAGTGACTTTTATTTAAATCAGTATGAAAATGAAGTTGTATGCTATATCAACGAGCCATTTACATATGAAATGGCAGAAAAAAACAAAACTACAAGAAGCTATGCAGCAGTTGTGGAAGCTATTAAAAAACATAAAGATGAGCCACTAGTTTTAGCTTGTGGGAATGCTCCTACTTTTATCTATGCTGCAATTAATACATTAATAGAGCAAAAAATAGATTTAAACAATGTTGCTTTACTACTATTTCCAGTAGGTTTTGTAAATGTTGTTGAATCAAAGGCTTATGGTAGAAAGTTCTGTGACCATTTTGATGTAGCAGGGATTATTATGGAAGGAAGATTTGGAAGTTCTACTATGACAGTAGCAACTCTTCATGCAATCTATAAATTAATCAAAGATTATGATAAAGATGAGAAATATAATGGAAAATAA
- a CDS encoding cobyrinate a,c-diamide synthase, translating into MNSILISAVSSNQGKTILSTALLYYFKKSVRPFKIGPDYIDPQFHEIVCKTKSINLDTFIMNEPQVKWLFNKYSNKEVSILEGVMGFYDGMDKGCSAYDVGKLLNTPTVLLLDASGSYITISAVLKGLKTYKEDNTIKAVVLNKVSSKMHFELIKKQIEQDFQGENEIKVLGWIKKDLPSLRETHLGLDLKDAKKEVLENISKEVLENIDLETLKEISLYKKEAITNYPFEEIKKINKKASVVYDGNFSFLYHDNLETLKELFDEVELISSTKDEKISSDSDLVFIPGGYVETNEAYERVKTSQNFKASLIEHANKNKHIYAECAGLLYLSNSVDEKVMSGILNVKFTLTPKRVRLGYYHSQSGLKGHAFHYTKPLDTSLGCDILSKKINSKGEVGAWKKKNVYGTYLHTMFRNNINILKDYFGI; encoded by the coding sequence GTGAACTCAATTCTTATTTCTGCTGTTTCATCAAATCAGGGAAAAACTATTCTTTCTACTGCATTGTTATACTACTTTAAAAAGAGTGTAAGACCTTTTAAAATTGGTCCAGACTATATTGACCCACAATTTCATGAAATAGTTTGCAAAACAAAATCAATAAACCTAGATACCTTTATAATGAATGAACCTCAAGTAAAATGGCTATTTAATAAATACTCAAATAAAGAAGTTTCTATCCTAGAAGGAGTAATGGGCTTTTATGATGGTATGGATAAAGGCTGTTCAGCTTATGATGTAGGAAAACTATTAAACACTCCTACAGTTTTACTTCTTGATGCTAGTGGTTCATATATCACTATTAGCGCTGTATTAAAAGGTCTTAAAACCTATAAAGAAGATAACACTATTAAAGCTGTAGTTTTAAATAAAGTCTCTTCAAAAATGCACTTTGAACTAATCAAAAAACAAATAGAACAAGACTTCCAAGGTGAAAATGAGATAAAAGTACTTGGTTGGATAAAAAAAGATTTACCAAGTTTAAGAGAGACTCACTTAGGCTTAGATTTAAAAGATGCAAAAAAAGAGGTCTTAGAAAATATCTCTAAAGAGGTTTTAGAAAACATTGATTTAGAAACTTTAAAAGAAATATCTTTATATAAAAAAGAAGCTATTACTAACTACCCCTTTGAAGAGATAAAAAAGATAAACAAAAAAGCTAGTGTTGTTTATGATGGAAACTTCTCCTTTTTATACCATGATAATCTAGAAACTTTAAAAGAGTTATTTGATGAAGTAGAGCTTATTAGTTCAACTAAAGATGAAAAGATTAGTTCTGATAGTGACTTAGTCTTTATTCCAGGAGGTTATGTAGAAACAAATGAAGCCTATGAAAGAGTTAAAACTTCTCAAAATTTCAAAGCATCATTAATTGAGCATGCAAATAAAAACAAACATATCTATGCAGAGTGTGCGGGGCTTTTATATTTAAGTAATAGTGTAGATGAAAAAGTAATGAGTGGAATTTTGAATGTCAAATTTACCTTAACACCAAAAAGAGTACGACTTGGCTATTACCATAGTCAAAGTGGTTTAAAAGGTCATGCTTTTCACTATACAAAACCCCTTGATACTTCTTTAGGCTGTGATATTTTAAGTAAAAAGATTAACTCAAAAGGTGAAGTAGGAGCTTGGAAGAAAAAAAATGTATATGGAACTTATCTACATACAATGTTTAGAAATAATATAAATATATTAAAGGATTACTTTGGAATTTAA
- a CDS encoding energy-coupling factor ABC transporter permease, which produces MHIEAGVVQGAKMVLSYGTAAVSFGIAAKLAVDTIKNSGVLPTIIKTLVATILVFMFFEVLPHHPIGVSEVHLILGSTLFLILGAAPAAFGLAAGLLLQGLFFAQFDLPQYGVNVTTLLMPLFAMSYVASKIIPKDTPYKDIKYTTALKLSLMYQGGIVTWVAFWALYGQGFGAENLSSVFSFGIAYMSVVILEPVIDIAVLAGAKTLNSLKSTPYVEARLYNSAK; this is translated from the coding sequence ATGCATATAGAAGCAGGTGTTGTGCAAGGCGCAAAAATGGTTTTAAGTTATGGAACGGCTGCCGTTTCATTTGGTATTGCTGCAAAATTAGCAGTTGACACAATCAAAAACAGTGGAGTTTTACCTACAATTATTAAAACATTAGTTGCTACTATTTTAGTATTTATGTTTTTTGAGGTTTTACCTCACCATCCAATCGGTGTTTCAGAAGTTCATTTAATCTTAGGTTCAACACTATTTTTAATCTTAGGAGCTGCACCAGCAGCATTTGGTTTAGCAGCAGGTTTATTACTTCAAGGACTATTTTTTGCACAGTTTGATTTACCTCAGTATGGAGTAAATGTTACAACACTTTTAATGCCTTTATTTGCAATGAGTTATGTTGCTTCTAAAATTATCCCAAAAGATACACCATACAAAGATATTAAATATACAACAGCATTAAAATTATCTTTAATGTATCAAGGTGGAATTGTAACTTGGGTTGCTTTTTGGGCTTTATATGGACAAGGTTTTGGTGCAGAAAATTTAAGCTCTGTATTTAGTTTTGGTATAGCTTATATGAGTGTTGTAATCTTAGAACCAGTTATTGATATAGCTGTACTTGCAGGAGCAAAAACTTTAAATAGTTTAAAATCAACTCCATATGTTGAGGCAAGATTATACAATAGTGCAAAATAA
- a CDS encoding sirohydrochlorin cobaltochelatase, with the protein MKRFRHYNRKRAIVLACFGSVIEEQKYLDLEAKVKEEYPDCEVFTSFSSRMVIKFLKKRKKVEYKNIPQTLADVDMQGFKHVVVVSINIYPTDEHEFIKKIVDGFSHFSMANYKVTDTILNTSKNATSFLKNLNEQVSKEDTANLYIIHGTPKLNTVGIDSISYTSDLLELIDERNFACSLEGAFPYFAINDAIKKKIKEKGFKKVQVVPLLLVSGNHYIKDMFEIKDDLSDEFESTITSSLTNSENFNLIELPQTQEIILKNIKESFKMLGVTHKTITY; encoded by the coding sequence ATGAAAAGATTTAGACATTACAATAGAAAAAGAGCAATTGTTTTAGCTTGTTTTGGGTCTGTAATAGAAGAACAAAAATACTTGGATTTAGAAGCTAAAGTAAAAGAGGAATACCCAGATTGTGAGGTTTTTACCTCTTTTTCTTCAAGAATGGTAATTAAGTTTTTAAAGAAAAGAAAAAAAGTGGAATATAAAAATATTCCACAAACTCTTGCTGATGTAGATATGCAAGGATTCAAGCATGTGGTTGTAGTTTCTATAAATATCTATCCAACAGATGAGCATGAGTTTATCAAAAAAATAGTTGATGGTTTTTCTCATTTTTCTATGGCAAATTATAAAGTTACAGATACTATTTTAAATACAAGTAAAAATGCTACTTCTTTTTTAAAGAATTTAAATGAGCAAGTAAGTAAAGAAGATACTGCAAATTTATATATTATTCATGGAACACCAAAGTTAAATACAGTTGGAATTGATTCTATTTCTTATACAAGTGATTTATTAGAGTTAATTGATGAAAGAAATTTTGCCTGTTCTTTAGAAGGTGCTTTCCCTTATTTTGCAATTAATGATGCAATAAAAAAGAAAATCAAAGAAAAAGGCTTTAAAAAGGTTCAAGTTGTGCCTTTATTATTAGTTAGTGGAAACCATTATATTAAAGATATGTTTGAGATAAAAGATGATTTAAGTGATGAGTTTGAATCAACGATTACATCTTCTTTAACAAATTCAGAAAACTTCAATTTAATAGAATTGCCTCAAACACAGGAGATTATTTTGAAAAATATTAAAGAGTCATTTAAAATGTTAGGTGTAACTCATAAAACAATAACATATTAG
- a CDS encoding precorrin-2 C(20)-methyltransferase, with the protein MKLYMVSLGPGDYELITLKALKALQTCDAICIPTKSADNSFTRSMTYKIVKKLMDEYGFEKDIIPMYTPMKFKTDDWQRQVDIIEDSFKKYETLSFVTLGDSAVYSTVYYLLDIIKEQNKKLYENSEVIPGVTSFSHASAKVKKPLCVGDSSFLIRPLHKSKVPFTTVYMRPKIGMTTDKIKEKNDIYTFENLNYKGETILKHKKEKVDKYMTLFIDFHNRNEQI; encoded by the coding sequence ATGAAATTATATATGGTGTCTTTAGGTCCTGGTGATTATGAATTAATTACATTAAAGGCCTTAAAAGCTTTACAAACATGTGATGCTATTTGTATTCCAACAAAAAGTGCAGATAATAGTTTTACTAGATCTATGACTTATAAAATAGTAAAAAAGCTTATGGATGAATATGGTTTTGAAAAAGATATTATTCCTATGTACACACCAATGAAGTTTAAAACTGATGATTGGCAAAGACAAGTTGATATAATTGAAGACTCTTTTAAAAAATATGAGACTTTGTCTTTTGTAACTTTAGGAGATAGTGCAGTTTATAGTACTGTGTATTATTTACTAGATATTATAAAAGAACAAAATAAAAAGCTTTATGAAAATAGTGAAGTTATCCCTGGGGTTACTTCTTTTTCCCATGCCTCTGCAAAGGTTAAAAAACCTCTTTGTGTAGGAGATAGTAGTTTTTTAATTCGTCCTTTACATAAAAGTAAGGTTCCTTTTACAACTGTTTATATGAGACCAAAAATTGGAATGACTACAGATAAAATAAAAGAAAAAAATGATATATATACCTTTGAAAATTTAAATTACAAAGGCGAGACAATTTTGAAACATAAAAAAGAGAAAGTTGATAAATATATGACTTTGTTTATTGATTTTCATAATAGAAATGAACAAATTTAA
- the bluB gene encoding 5,6-dimethylbenzimidazole synthase, which translates to MNKFNKKAISSLKDIISSRRDIRGNRFLDRKIDDEILNELLEAANNAPSVGFSQPWKFIIVKDNKKREKIYKNFQKENKKAKEIFKTNEIYPNLKLEGIKESYLNIAVLYKKPKKDILGQTTQKKVGEYSVVCAIQNFWLMARAYGIGVGWVSILKLKKIKKILGINDDYKLIAYLTVGYVKEFLDEPELKKIGWEKKKTLNDITKL; encoded by the coding sequence ATGAACAAATTTAATAAAAAGGCTATTTCCTCATTAAAAGATATAATTTCATCAAGAAGGGATATACGAGGAAATAGGTTTTTAGATAGAAAAATTGATGATGAAATATTAAATGAATTATTAGAAGCTGCTAATAATGCTCCTTCCGTAGGATTTTCTCAACCATGGAAATTTATAATAGTTAAAGATAATAAAAAAAGAGAAAAAATCTACAAAAACTTTCAAAAAGAGAATAAAAAAGCAAAAGAGATTTTTAAAACAAATGAAATATACCCAAACTTAAAACTTGAAGGTATAAAAGAATCATATTTAAATATTGCCGTTTTATATAAAAAGCCTAAAAAAGATATCTTAGGACAAACTACTCAAAAAAAAGTTGGAGAATATAGTGTTGTTTGTGCTATACAAAACTTTTGGCTTATGGCTAGAGCCTATGGTATTGGAGTAGGTTGGGTTAGTATTTTAAAACTAAAAAAGATTAAGAAGATATTAGGTATAAATGATGATTATAAATTAATTGCATATTTAACTGTTGGATATGTAAAAGAGTTTTTAGATGAACCAGAACTGAAAAAAATAGGCTGGGAAAAGAAAAAAACTCTTAATGATATTACTAAGTTATAG
- a CDS encoding nicotinate-nucleotide--dimethylbenzimidazole phosphoribosyltransferase, translated as MMIKNIIGTNDFVEFLRGKSATFMLALSNTKTADIEGITQAGIPGQIYLTPTLDSEFVTCGEVRSLESIAQTPKGVPTPAILTRATHLLKPFSNIEILNLGIKNLPRIEHFTKHEFGISVSGDITNGANIDAMDVFKKGLDFGQEYECKDDYIILAESVPAGTTTAAATAVALGYDCKKMFSSSFKDVPSDIRNKTIQNALLNIKNEDDIFTKLSKVSDNMLIFTAGFILGLNNKTKLILAGGTQMACALLIVNAILKQMEGHLKTSNLALCTTKWVYEDEKSDIKALLELNDLKINAYYADFDFSLSAHPALKLYDDGEAKEGVGAGASLAYALLNGTSKEELTKNIEKLLG; from the coding sequence ATGATGATAAAAAATATTATAGGAACAAATGATTTTGTAGAGTTTTTAAGGGGTAAAAGTGCTACATTTATGTTAGCACTTAGTAATACAAAAACTGCTGATATAGAAGGTATCACTCAAGCTGGAATTCCAGGACAAATATATTTAACTCCTACTTTAGATAGTGAATTTGTAACTTGTGGAGAAGTTAGAAGTTTAGAATCAATTGCCCAAACTCCTAAAGGTGTACCAACTCCTGCAATACTTACAAGAGCGACTCATCTTTTAAAGCCTTTTTCAAATATTGAGATTTTAAATTTAGGAATTAAAAACTTACCTAGAATAGAGCACTTTACAAAACATGAATTTGGGATTTCTGTTTCAGGAGATATTACAAATGGTGCAAATATTGATGCAATGGATGTTTTTAAAAAAGGTTTAGATTTTGGTCAAGAGTATGAGTGTAAAGATGATTATATTATTTTAGCTGAATCTGTTCCAGCTGGTACAACAACAGCTGCTGCAACTGCTGTTGCTTTAGGCTATGATTGCAAAAAGATGTTTAGTAGTAGTTTTAAAGATGTGCCAAGTGATATTAGAAATAAAACAATTCAAAATGCTCTTTTAAATATAAAAAATGAAGATGATATTTTTACAAAACTATCTAAAGTATCAGATAATATGCTTATTTTTACGGCTGGATTTATTTTAGGCCTTAATAATAAAACAAAACTTATCTTAGCTGGTGGAACACAAATGGCTTGCGCTTTATTGATTGTTAATGCTATTTTAAAACAAATGGAAGGACATTTAAAAACTTCAAATCTTGCTCTTTGTACTACAAAATGGGTTTATGAAGATGAAAAAAGTGATATAAAAGCACTTTTAGAACTAAATGATTTAAAAATCAATGCCTATTATGCTGATTTTGATTTTTCACTATCAGCGCATCCTGCTTTAAAACTTTATGATGATGGTGAAGCAAAAGAAGGTGTTGGAGCAGGTGCATCACTAGCTTATGCTTTATTAAATGGTACTTCAAAAGAAGAACTTACTAAAAACATAGAAAAGCTATTAGGATAA
- a CDS encoding bifunctional adenosylcobinamide kinase/adenosylcobinamide-phosphate guanylyltransferase yields MKILYFGGQKSGKSNLAEQKALNISLKKSYYLATYDNSFNDKEMHKRIDKHKLQRKDEFTTIEEPKDLLKVLSKSNNEDTFLIDCMSMWLFNNIDETEEYLIKQLEEISKLDANIVFVLNDVNSGVIPYEKESRKFVDMTGIVGQKLASICAEVYEVKLGLANKLK; encoded by the coding sequence ATGAAAATACTATATTTTGGTGGACAAAAATCAGGAAAATCTAACCTTGCAGAACAAAAAGCATTAAATATAAGTTTAAAAAAATCATATTATCTTGCAACTTATGATAATAGTTTCAACGATAAAGAGATGCATAAAAGAATTGATAAACATAAGCTTCAAAGAAAAGATGAATTTACGACAATAGAAGAGCCAAAGGACTTACTAAAAGTTTTAAGTAAATCAAATAATGAAGATACTTTTTTGATAGATTGTATGTCAATGTGGTTGTTTAATAATATTGATGAAACTGAAGAATATTTAATAAAACAGTTAGAAGAGATTTCAAAGCTTGATGCAAATATTGTTTTTGTTTTAAATGATGTAAATTCTGGTGTAATTCCTTATGAAAAAGAGAGTAGAAAGTTTGTAGATATGACAGGAATAGTAGGGCAAAAGTTAGCCTCTATTTGTGCAGAAGTTTATGAAGTAAAACTTGGCTTAGCAAATAAACTAAAGTAA
- a CDS encoding cobyric acid synthase, whose product MKNISIFGTSSDAGKSTITFVIAKILQNMGYSVACFKAQNVSNNAFVCDDGSEIAVAQYFQAKVLGLETSYHLNPVLLKSGRGSSASLIVEGKVVTNKDVREYYRDLDLLKPAVNRCFNYLNEKYDCVVCEGAGSPVELNLMDKDLSNIYIADEFNTKIILVADIEKGGVFASIYGVYHLLPEKLRKNVIGVIVNKFRGDLTLFDEGVRIIEEDFKIPVLGVLPYTPFNLGFEDSQSLKNYAQNSKSAILNVAVIFYPHMSNYNDFEPLIAHEQINLEFVETNISLDKFDMIIMPGSKLVIKDLIWLKQNGLFDRIKTYQGKLLGICGGYEMMFKTLIDSHALENSEPIKEEGFSFIDDEIVFEKEKTLEKGNYEIFGVQLEGFEIHHGKSKKYPLFYENRNKDKNICGTFVHAVFDSDEFRTYLFKDLHHEYKEFDFKAYKKEHIDNFINSLESRLDVEKIMDEIDE is encoded by the coding sequence ATGAAAAATATCTCAATCTTTGGTACAAGTAGTGATGCTGGTAAATCTACAATTACTTTTGTTATAGCAAAGATTTTACAAAATATGGGTTATAGTGTAGCTTGCTTTAAAGCACAAAATGTTTCAAACAATGCTTTTGTTTGTGACGATGGAAGTGAAATAGCAGTAGCTCAATACTTTCAAGCCAAAGTTTTAGGACTTGAAACCTCTTATCATCTAAATCCAGTACTTTTAAAATCAGGACGTGGAAGTTCAGCTTCTCTTATAGTAGAAGGTAAAGTTGTTACAAATAAAGATGTAAGAGAATATTACCGAGATTTAGACTTGCTTAAACCAGCTGTAAATAGATGTTTTAACTATCTTAATGAAAAGTATGATTGTGTAGTTTGTGAAGGAGCTGGAAGTCCAGTAGAACTTAATCTTATGGATAAAGACCTTTCAAATATTTACATAGCTGATGAATTTAATACAAAAATCATACTTGTTGCAGACATAGAAAAAGGCGGGGTTTTTGCTTCTATTTATGGGGTTTACCATTTATTACCCGAAAAACTTCGTAAAAATGTAATTGGTGTAATAGTAAATAAGTTTAGAGGAGATTTAACCCTTTTTGATGAAGGTGTTAGAATCATAGAAGAGGATTTTAAAATACCAGTTTTAGGGGTATTACCTTATACACCTTTTAACTTAGGTTTTGAAGATTCACAAAGTTTGAAAAACTATGCTCAAAATAGTAAAAGTGCAATTTTAAATGTAGCAGTTATCTTTTATCCACATATGAGTAACTATAATGATTTTGAGCCTTTAATAGCCCATGAGCAAATAAATTTAGAGTTTGTAGAAACAAATATCTCTTTAGATAAATTTGATATGATAATAATGCCTGGTTCTAAGCTTGTAATCAAAGATTTAATCTGGTTAAAACAAAATGGTTTATTTGATAGAATAAAAACATATCAAGGGAAGCTTTTAGGTATTTGTGGTGGTTATGAGATGATGTTTAAAACTCTTATAGACTCACATGCTTTAGAAAATAGTGAGCCAATAAAAGAAGAGGGGTTTAGCTTCATAGATGATGAAATAGTTTTTGAAAAAGAGAAAACCTTAGAAAAAGGAAACTATGAAATTTTTGGTGTACAGCTTGAAGGTTTTGAAATACACCATGGAAAAAGTAAAAAGTATCCACTTTTTTATGAAAACAGAAACAAAGATAAAAATATATGCGGAACTTTTGTACATGCAGTTTTTGATTCAGATGAGTTTAGAACTTATCTTTTCAAAGATTTACATCATGAGTATAAAGAGTTTGATTTTAAAGCTTATAAAAAAGAACATATAGATAATTTTATAAACTCTTTAGAAAGCAGACTTGATGTGGAAAAAATAATGGATGAAATTGATGAATAA
- a CDS encoding adenosylcobinamide-GDP ribazoletransferase, which translates to MNKDLILGLKFAFSYFSIIPIKFDNSVDLSKKEIINYLMFFLPLVGAVLSLGACISFYFLEDLSYLGAIICAFLYMMFYGFIHTEAILDVVDALYAKHSGKDAYEVIKEPTIGAMGFLYALGFVCIKVAALVMLFLNQMYLEIIAIAIISRVSVQFMTKTNEFKSSFVGLMKNSFTSFKTAFALYFIVCLVLIGFKAFTLFFIALVFTFLFSLFLEKNLGFLNGDTLGFNLELTEIVLFITVCLFWLN; encoded by the coding sequence ATGAATAAAGATTTAATATTAGGACTAAAGTTTGCCTTTAGTTACTTTTCAATAATACCAATAAAGTTTGATAATAGTGTTGATTTATCAAAAAAAGAGATTATAAACTATCTTATGTTTTTTCTTCCTCTTGTGGGTGCTGTTTTATCCCTAGGGGCCTGTATATCTTTTTATTTTCTAGAAGATTTGTCTTATCTTGGGGCAATTATTTGTGCTTTTTTGTATATGATGTTTTATGGTTTTATTCATACAGAAGCTATTTTAGATGTAGTAGATGCTTTATATGCTAAACATAGTGGAAAAGATGCCTATGAAGTTATAAAAGAGCCTACAATTGGAGCTATGGGCTTTTTATATGCTTTAGGGTTTGTTTGTATTAAAGTAGCAGCCTTAGTAATGCTTTTTTTAAATCAAATGTATTTAGAGATAATTGCCATAGCTATTATAAGTAGAGTATCAGTACAGTTTATGACAAAAACAAATGAGTTTAAATCTTCTTTTGTAGGTTTGATGAAAAACTCATTTACAAGCTTTAAAACAGCCTTTGCACTTTATTTTATAGTATGTTTAGTTCTTATTGGTTTTAAAGCCTTTACACTATTTTTTATAGCTTTAGTTTTCACTTTTTTATTCTCACTATTTTTAGAAAAAAATCTTGGCTTTTTAAATGGAGATACTTTAGGCTTTAACTTAGAGCTGACGGAGATTGTACTTTTTATAACTGTTTGTCTATTTTGGTTAAACTAA
- a CDS encoding histidine phosphatase family protein gives MATITFLRHAPLAKENQKCYNGHIDLNIDISLIDFEQIKTIQKQKYDLIYSSDLKRCTQTLDLLNFSYKKDKRLREIKFKDEFEGKSFDEISNMPSYDEKYLASFESWHEFIAQESIKEYKQRVNSFLNELPKNSDILVCSHGGTIKLIHSILTNTKYEQSRYSISYLETINFKI, from the coding sequence ATGGCTACTATAACTTTTCTAAGACATGCTCCTTTAGCAAAGGAAAACCAGAAATGCTACAATGGACATATTGATTTAAACATAGATATTTCACTTATAGATTTTGAACAAATAAAAACTATACAGAAACAAAAATATGATTTAATCTATTCTTCTGATTTAAAAAGATGTACTCAAACTTTAGATTTATTAAATTTTTCATATAAAAAAGATAAAAGACTAAGGGAAATAAAGTTTAAAGATGAGTTTGAAGGCAAATCTTTTGATGAGATTTCAAATATGCCAAGTTATGATGAAAAATACTTAGCATCTTTTGAGTCTTGGCATGAATTTATTGCCCAAGAATCAATAAAAGAGTATAAACAAAGAGTAAACTCATTTTTAAATGAACTTCCTAAAAATAGCGATATTCTAGTATGTTCCCATGGAGGAACAATTAAGCTAATTCACTCTATCTTAACAAATACAAAATATGAACAAAGTAGATATTCTATTTCTTATTTAGAAACAATCAATTTTAAAATATAA
- a CDS encoding malate dehydrogenase: MANKKPIIDLKTKNIEYEQNNQTIKLVAFNKKNMTIDITIWEDGKYIKASNIVFAHLPKSIKSKIKPL; the protein is encoded by the coding sequence ATGGCTAATAAAAAACCAATCATAGATTTAAAAACTAAAAATATTGAGTATGAACAAAATAATCAAACAATAAAACTAGTCGCTTTCAATAAAAAAAATATGACTATTGATATAACCATTTGGGAAGACGGTAAATATATCAAAGCTAGCAATATTGTTTTTGCACACTTACCAAAAAGTATTAAATCAAAAATCAAACCATTATAA
- a CDS encoding SLAC1 anion channel family protein, translated as MKQSETIKHIPSNRLQFFPIMMFAIVMGFSGLSLVFERLEEILFFPTFISSIFTFISTGLFFVILFFYTKKFIKYKEEVKKELSHPIRVNFFAAFSISMLLLSLLYKSSIPNLSHIFFIFGAVVHIFFTFYTIKYWINNNLEMQHSNPAWFIPIVGNIIVPIAGKGFIDDSILYFYFSIGIFFWIILFAIILNRIIFHNQFAPKFMPTLFILIAPPAIGFISYIKLTSSLDFFAHILYSLALFFTILVFVMYKNYINIKFFISWWAFTFPMAAVTLASLLMYDLTSYWFYALLSYILAFITTFVVFLVAKETIKHMFKKEICIME; from the coding sequence ATGAAGCAATCTGAAACTATTAAGCATATCCCTTCAAATAGACTTCAATTTTTCCCAATTATGATGTTTGCTATTGTTATGGGATTTTCTGGTTTATCGTTAGTTTTTGAAAGACTTGAAGAAATTTTATTTTTTCCTACTTTCATCTCTTCGATTTTTACATTTATTTCTACAGGTTTATTTTTTGTAATCTTGTTTTTTTATACAAAGAAGTTTATAAAGTATAAAGAAGAAGTAAAAAAAGAGTTGTCTCATCCAATAAGAGTAAACTTTTTTGCAGCATTTTCTATTTCAATGCTTTTATTGTCATTATTATATAAAAGTTCTATTCCTAATTTGTCTCATATCTTTTTTATTTTTGGGGCAGTTGTTCATATCTTTTTTACTTTTTATACAATTAAGTATTGGATTAACAATAACCTTGAAATGCAACACTCTAATCCTGCTTGGTTTATACCTATTGTTGGTAATATTATTGTTCCCATTGCTGGAAAAGGCTTTATTGATGATTCTATTTTATATTTTTATTTTTCAATAGGTATTTTCTTTTGGATTATTTTATTTGCAATTATTTTAAATAGAATTATTTTTCATAATCAATTTGCACCAAAGTTTATGCCAACACTGTTTATTCTTATTGCTCCACCTGCAATTGGATTTATTTCATATATAAAATTAACTTCTTCATTGGATTTTTTTGCACATATTCTTTATAGTTTGGCTTTGTTTTTTACGATTTTAGTATTTGTGATGTATAAAAACTATATAAATATTAAATTTTTTATTTCTTGGTGGGCATTTACCTTTCCTATGGCTGCAGTTACACTAGCAAGTTTACTTATGTATGATTTAACTTCTTATTGGTTTTATGCACTTTTATCATATATTTTAGCCTTTATTACAACTTTTGTGGTATTTTTAGTAGCAAAAGAGACTATTAAACATATGTTTAAAAAAGAGATATGTATAATGGAGTAA